A segment of the Ipomoea triloba cultivar NCNSP0323 chromosome 1, ASM357664v1 genome:
TGTCTGCTTTTTATGTTCTTGATTTCTATGGTTTGCAGCCTCACAGAATCTCTGAATGAGGAGGGAATCACACTTTTGGAGTTCAAAAGCTCCCTTTTGGACCCAAACAACAATCTGCAGAGCTGGAATTCTTCAGGCTTCTTGAATCCCTGCAATTGGGCTGGTATAGCATGCAATGGTGATCACAAGGTAACTTCTGTACACCTTCATGGCCTCTATCTATCTGGTAGCTTATCTTCAACAATCTGCGAGCTTCCCGCTTTGATTGAATTCAACATCTCAGCAAATTTCATTTCTGGCCATATTCCTGATTTTGGCCATTGCCAAAATCTTGAGGTTTTAGACCTCTGCACCAATAGACTCCATGATAAATTCCCTTCCAAGTTCTCTGATATGCTCTCCCTCAGGAAGCTTTACCTGTGTGAGAATTATATCTATGGAGAAATCGATTCAGAGATCGGAAACTTAACTTTGCTTGAGGAGCTTGTAATTTACAGTAATAATCTCACTGGAAGGATTCCAAACTCAATAAGTAAACTGAAAAAGCTTAGGATTGTGAGGGCAGGGAGGAATTGTTTCTCAGGTAGAGTTCCTGCAGAGATTAGTGAATGTGAGAGTTTACAGATCCTTGGACTGGCAGAGAATAGGCTAGAGGGGTCTTTTCCTGTAGAGCTTCAGAGGCTTGAGAATCTCACTAACTTGATCCTTCGCTCGAATTCGTTGTCTGGTGCAATTCCTGCTGAAATTGGGAATTTCAGTCACCTGGAAGTGCTTGCACTCCATGATAATTCCTTCACCGGGCCGCTCCCCAAAGAGCTGGGGAAGTTAGCCATGCTAAAAAGATTCTACCTTTACAGAAACCATTTGAATGGAACAATTCCTTGGGAAATTGGGAACTGTTCTAGTGCCACTGAGATAGACTTCTCTGAGAATCACTTGGGTGGGATTATTCCAAAATCGTTGGGCCGAGTTTCTAATCTCCAGCTGCTTCATCTTTTCGAAAACCTCTTACATGGAAGTATCCCAAGAGAGCTTGGAGAGCTGAAGCACCTCAGGAAGTTGGATTTATCCATAAACAATTTGACAGGTAGGATCCCTTTAGAGTTTCAGAATCTCGAGTTCTTGGAAAATATACAACTTTTCGACAATCATCTTGAAGGAACTATCCCCCCGTTACTCGGGCTGAAAACCAACCTGTCTTTTCTTGACATGTCAAGGAACAATCTGATAGGAAGCATCCCTCCAAAGCTCTGTTGGTTCCAGAAACTGAGCTTTCTGAGCCTTGGCTCCAATAAGTTGTCGGGAAACATTCCTCGTGGCCTAAAAACTTGCAAGTCTCTGGAGCAGATGATGCTGGGAGATAACCTGCTCACCGGTACTCTTTCTGTTGAGCTGTGCAAACTCCAGAATCTTTCGGCTCTCGAGCTGTATCAAAACCGGTTTACTGGACTGTTACCCTCAGATATCGGCAATTTTAGCAGACTGGAAAGGTTTCTCTTGTCAAATAACTACTTTTTTGGGCATATCCCTCCTGAGATTAGGAAACTTGTGAGGCTTGTTACTTTCAATGTCTCCTCAAACAGGCTATCTGGGGGGATTCCTCATGAGTTGGGTGATTGTATTAGGCTTCAGAGGCTTGATCTTAGCAAAAACTGGTTTACTGGGAACCTCCCAGATACATTAGGCCTGTTAGTGAATTTGGAATTGCTTAAGCTATCAGATAACAGATTAAATGGGGAGATTCCATATACATTGGGGGAGCTTGTAAGACTAACTGATCTGCAAATGGGGGGCAATTTATTTTCTGGCGAAATCCCTATTGAGCTCGGTCGACTCACAGCCCTTCAAATTTCTCTCAACATCAGCCATAATGCTCTCACTGGATCAATCCCAGCCAACCTGGGAAACTTGCAGATGCTTATATCACTCTACTTGAATGACAACCAACTAACAGGTGAAATTCCCGGTTCGATAGGTGAGCTGATGAGCCTCAATGTCTGCAACCTTTCCAACAATAACCTGATAGGAGCAGTACCAAACACCCCCGTGTTTCGAAGAATGGACTCGAGCAATTTTGCTGGGAATGTAGGGCTGTGCAAGCTGGATTCACCGAATTGCTTCCCCTCAACAACCCCATTAACGGTTTCGAATCCAAGCTGGATGAAGAAAGCTTCATACAGAGAAAAAGTAATCCTCATATGCTCAGCTGTTGTTGGACTGGTTTCTTTGGTCTTCATTGCTGGTGTTTGTTGGATGATGAAGAGCCACACGAAAGCCCTCGTCCTAGTAGAAAATCAAGCCAAAACCGACGTCTTGGAGGAATATCACTTCCCCAGAAAAAGATACAGTTTTCAGGACCTTGTTATGGGCACTGAGGATTTCTCAGAAAGTGCTATCATAGGAAGAGGAGCCTGTGGTGTTGTCTACAAGGCTGTAATGACTGATGGAGAAGTAATTGCTGTGAAAAAGCTGAAATCCCGCGGAGAAGGAGGGAGCTTAGAAAACAGCTTCACTGCAGAGTTATCGATACTCGGGAATATCTGTCACAGAAATATTGTGAAACTCTATGGTTACTGCCACCACCAAGACTGCAATCTTCTCTTGTATGAGTACATGGAAAATGGAAGCCTCGGGGAAATTCTTCGTGGGAATAAGGAAACTCGAACGCTGCTGAACTGGAATGACAGATACAAGATTGGTCTTGGAGCAGCTGAGGGCCTATGTTACCTCCACCATGATTGTAAGCCCCAAATCATCCACCGCGACATAAAATCAAACAATATCTTATTGGATGAATCGCTCGAGCCACATGTAGGAGACTTTGGCTTGGCAAAGCTAATCGACTTGCCATACTCGAAATCAATGTCAGCTGTGGCTGGTTCatatggctacattgcgcccgGTAAGGCAACTCTAGTACTCTACCTTACTTTCTATATTTCGAGCATTCGCCAATTTTATATTGATACAGATGCTGAAACTTAACTGCAGAATATGCTTACACAATGAAAGTGACAGAGAAATCTGATATATATAGTTTCGGGGTCGTTCTGCTGGAACTAATCACGGGAAGCTCCCCGGTTCAACACATCGAGCAAGGAGGAGATCTAGTGACTTGGGTGAGAAAATCAGTTCACGAAGGAGTGTCGTTCTCTGATATCTTTGACAAAAGGCTCGATCTTAGTTCGGGAAGCACGATTGAGGAGATGTCTTTAGTTCTCAAGATTGCATTGTTTTGTACCAATATATCTCCTCTCAATAGGCCAACAATGAGAGAGGTGGTTGCGATGCTGATCGACGCTAAGGAAGCAACGAATAATTCGCTGCCCTCTCCAACATCAGAAACTCCTTTAGATGATGCCCATTCTAATGAAGGTATCATAGCTTGCAAATCAATCCTCCCTGCAATATTTTCATCAAGTAAAATTAGCCTGTAGTTAAGGTACATTTTGCCTTTAACTAGCAACTTTCTCAGAGATCCACTGATTATTGCAATGATCTAATTTATCTATCTTCTTTGGTCTTGATATCCTGTCCAATATGTTACAAAATGGATTAAATGGGAATGATTTTCACATAGTAAGATCAAGAAGAGATACCATATTATCTATCTCTGTTATCTACCTCAgatattcacaaattttaatatgaaCAGTATCATGTTTCCCATGTCAACATACGAAGGAAAGCAATTCCCAATTCAATTAAAGGTAAAAATCACATGCTTATTATCCACACTGATAAATTCATAGTCGAGTCTGACAGAACGATCAAATCAGTAGCAAAATCAGAAAGAACTATGTACATCCATCAATCATCGTCTTACTCAAAACAAATTCAAGAATGAGTCACCCCCTAAAGACCCAAATGAATTAAACATTGAAAGAGATTAAAAGAACACAAGAACGAGATCACAAAACTGCTCCTCTTGTGGCTGTTCCAATATTCCAccctctctcttctctttggctttGGATATGAAATTTTTAACAATAAGCTGCAATTTTCAAACACATTTTTTGCAGTGACATTTCAAAATTGACAAGAGAAATAGATCAGACATGGTTGGCTGGCTTCCttctcaaaattaaattgtCTGCGAAACCGGCTTCACAACGCTTCCATCATAAGATTTACTTGTGTCCCATATTTGGTTAAAGAAAGAGCAAAGTTAAGTGGCTTAAGGGATGCGGCAAGCAATTCATAAAGCTCGACGTCATGAGTCTGTACatgtatgcaaaaaaaaaaaaaaaaaagaaaaagatgggTTTTCGTTAGTAAGAAATCTGAAAAGCATGCaacagaaaataaaattcaGCCTAACAGATTGATTGAGATGAGTTATGTTAGTTTACCCTTGTTAGTATAAGTGCTACTTGGATTACATAGGTTCCAAATCTCTCACTGGCAAGTTCCAGAAGTGTATTTTCACTGGCCTGCAGAAGGCTCTCAACAACAGATTTCATTCCATATTTTGATGCCCGTGTGCATGTCTGAACAAGACTACCACTCCCTCTCCTAGGCAGGTTTATGAACTCCATCTTGAGGCGATCACATATTTTGTGTATAGCTTCTTCGTCATTAAGTGCCAGAGCATTCTCCAAAACAATGGACCTGGTGGAAAATCATATGTCATTAGATTAGTAGCTGAAAAGTGCACAACTCATGAATAGAAACTCTGATTAAAAACAGTATATAGGACCCCCCCAAGGATCATTCACTAGGAAATTGGATTCCTCTGCTATATTTTCAAGCAGTTGCTTTCTCTGATCGCCACACATGAGTTTCAGGAAATCATTCAGGGATGAACATCCATATTTAGTTGTTGCCACCTCTTTGAAGTGATGCATGgcacaagaaaataaaacctGAAATATTATGTGATGGTTTAAGGTCATTGTCAAATTAATCTGGGGTTTTAGTTGTTGCCACCTCTTTGAAGTGATGCATGgcacaagaaaataaaacctTAAATATTATGGGGTGGTTTAAGGTGATTGTCAAATTGATCTGGGGTTTAAATTAGTTGATTACCTCATTTTCTTTAGCTCCAAAAGTGTATATGCACTGCAGAACTAGATATCTGCCGTGTTCACTTGTCATCAGCTCGACAAATCTTTTGGATAGAAGTGAGGTAATAGAATGGGCTAACCCTTTAAGTTTTAGTTTCTTGATGAACCCTTGAATTGCAATTGAACTGCAAGTGTGATCCAGATGAATTATTGTTCAGTAAAACattcaaaaaatcaaaagaaatgcaaagaatctttttctttttacccATGTTTCATAAAGGATGCATTGATAAGCAAGGCCTCATTTAATTCCAGGGTGTCAATGATTGTTTGAAACTGATGTAAATCGCAACGCTCAAGAATCATTAGGAAGAGATGGTGTCCATATTCATTTGTGATCTCCTCAAGAATGCATTCAAGAATCTCATCAAGAATCTCTTGCCACTGCATTGGATCTTCGTACACGATCCTTTTCAGCAATTCCACTGACCCTTTCTGCATTTTAGCCATCCTTACAAACGCATTCGTTTTTTTCATATTAGAAGAACGGGATGACCTGATGATGTTGAGAATCTCCCCAGGAGTAAAAGAACCAAAGCTTAAATCCAATTCTTCAAATGAGTAACTTATTTCTTCGTCATGGCAGAGAGAAGGTTTCGAGCTTGAGGCAGCCATGAGAGAAACTACGGCATAAGGCCGGGATTTGTTGGCGTTTTCTAGACAGGTTGGTATGGATTTTGTTAGACCCGACCCGTTAACCTGTGGATTATCCGGATTAAACAGGCCAAACCCGGGCAATAATTGCATGCCGTGTAAATAAGGGCAATTTATATATGGACCAAGAAGTTGTATATATACGTACACTCATCACAAGTCACAACTTCAATTCTGCATGCTTtgcttaattaattatactGCTTTCCTCTCCACGGAAGAAATTTGGGTAAACCCACAGACTGAGGCCTTGACTACGTAAACTACCATCGTGCCGAGTTATTCAGCtaattattcattttcaatcctcctctatatatatatgtcaagattttgtggtctagtgacacctgaTCTCATCcctatatgggaggttgtgagTCCCCTTAGTggggtaattttttttcataagatgcataatttttttattttttattttttcgagTTTCAAAACACaaccaatattctttataagattttatttatgttaatccaacttaaggtaCGTAGATTAGAAGTTTAAGGTTCATCAGTTTAGAATTCTTTTTAAAGAACATTGatcaccgcacaaccgcacgggctTCAACCGCACCTGAACCATTAAATCAAGAAGAGTAAGATGTGAAAACTAAGGAAATCAATTCCCAATTCAATTAAATGTAAAACTGTAAAAGTCACATGTTGATAAATTCATAGTCTAAGACAAACGATAAAATCAGTAGCAAAATATTAGTAGAAACAACTATGTACATCCATCAATCATCATCTTACTCAAAACAGATTCAAGAATGAATCACATCACCCCTAAAGACccaaataaattaaacattgaAAGAGATTAAAAGAACACAAGAATGAGATCACAAAACTGCTCCTCTTGTGGCTGTTCCAATATTCCACCCTCTCTCCTTTTCTCTTTGGCTTTGTTTCTGTAGCCCTCCTTCCTTTGTTACTCCTCTTCTAGCATTACCAAGTAACACTCTATGAGCCACCCTCCTACTTCCTATAGAAATTCTAACTTTCTCCGTTCCCAAATTCAATCCTCCTCCTCTTCTGATATGTTGCATTGGGGACTTCATTTGTATTCTCTTTTGAATGCTACGTCTTAAAGCACTGTGCAGTTTCttactttcaattttttgatCTGTAGGACTATCCCCCGGCACTGGTTCAGGTAAGCATTTGCCTTTAGCATTGCCAACATCATCCTCCTCATTTGCTTGAATTGGTGCCAATGGTAAAAATGGAAGTGGCAACTTGGCTGCCCCGGTAACACTTGGCAATGGGATTAAAGAGTTGCGCCTCGGGGCTGATGTGGCTGGTAATTTATGTACAGTTGGGCATAAAGAAGCTCTCCAAGCCCGTTTTGGCATTAATAGCTGTTCAATCCCAGGGTTATTTTCCTTGTCTTCTTTTTCTGCTAAGTCATTCTGCTTAAGGAGAGGATCCACTGAGAGTTTGTAATTATTGTTCTCAGAAAGTGGTTTTGGGAGATTGATTTGGCTTTTGTTCTCATCATAGGAGGTCTTTGGAGCTAGAGTAGTTTTGGTTGCAAATGGAGGCCTTGAAGAATTTTGATCTTCATGCTGTTGTCTTaaatgttgttgttgctgtAGCTGTTCAGCAATTCTAGAGTCCACTTGTTGCCTCGCTAGTTTCCTCTCTACTAGAAGTTGTGACTCCATTTCCTTAATCTGAAAGTGCATAAATTTCATCCATACCATTACCAACAACAAAGGTGTATAAATTTCATCCATACCATTACCAACAACAAAGGTGTATAGCCCTTCCATAAACTTGGAAAGAATTAGGTGTTTTCATACCTTATCCTGGAGGCTCTTAACTTTAAGATCTTTCTCTTTCATCTTCATCTCCAGACCATGAACTGTGTCTTCCATCTTCTTAACTTGGAAAtcttttgttttcatttcttGTTTATTCTTTTCAACCTGACAAAAACaagattctttttttaaaatgttgaaaAATTGGTAATAAAAAATTCCTTTGGTTGTTATAATTAGTGTACCATTTGTTTATATTTCAAAAGCTCTGTGTTGTCCAGTTGCTTCTTTGCTGGACCCAACTCAATCCCTCGCACTCGGCTAGCAAAATTTAAGGAGCAGAGAGTCTCACTAACGTCATTCTCATTAGGACTGATCTGTACAAACATCAGTGTCTTTGAATCTCCTCCTGTAAATATGAATCCGTTGTATTTCAACTCTTAATCCCCTTTGCTTTGAAATATTGTCATTCATTTATCATGTGTCACTTAATATGTCAAACTTAAAAGAAAGATTACCTAAGGAGTCTTGGAGCAAGTGAGTCAGTTTTGAGTTTCTATAAGCAATTGATAGAAGAAAGTTAATAAAACCaagtataattataaaaatttaaaaataataataactacaatttcaCCATGTCAAAAAGATATGAGGAGTACCTAAAAGGAATGTGTGGGCTCTTATTTGCAAGTGCAGATATCACATCTCCAAGTGCAGAGAGTGATCTGTTTATGTTTTGTGTTTCTTTCAGCCGTTCCCCTTGAACCTCTGTCTTCGCAATTCTCTCACTCCCTGCAAGATCAATCAACCACAGCTTGCTCCTTGTACATTCCCCATTCAACAAGTTCTCCCCTTTTACCATCACACAATGAATGCTACACGCAATATAGATACCTCTAATTAGTAAAACAATTGTCTATCTGTCAAGAACAAATAAAAGGAGGCATAATGCAAGATCTGTACCAATGTGATCTGCTGCTGTGCTCATTGGCATTTGTAGATCCTACTGCCCTTGAATTGCTCCCAGTCTGCAAGACTTCCCATACCTCATTCATATTGTTTACCTGGGCCTCAACTAGTCCAGGAACATGATGCACTCCTTCACCAACTTGCTTTATTTCAAGCCTTTGTATGGACATTATATAATCAGATCCAATTCCAAACTAATATCATGATCAAAATTAGGATAAGAAACAAACACAAAATTACAGTCCATAATAAGATGCTTTCAATAATGTCCATATCATAACAACAACATATGTGACGAAAAATGCTGAAGAAGGTTAAATTTTCTCATTTCTAAGGtgaaatattaatttacatttagGAACTGGCATTTAGAACCAATGTACTGTTCATTGTAGGCTGTGCATTTGCCAATGCAGCATGTCTAACACTCTAACCAAAGTTAAATCAAGCTGCTTATACTAGTTTTCATCGAACAGAATTTCTATTATTCTATGCAATTACAAGGGAAAAAATTGCATCCATGTTAAGGCAGTAGTAGTTGAACTGATAAAAAagtataaaggaaaatgtattACCTTTTTGTGGTGGTCACCCCTGTCTGTGCTTCTGAAACCAACAAATCTCGTATTTGTTCATTATACACTTCCATGACACTGACAGATATTTCATACTGAAATGTATTATTTCGCTCTTCAATAATGCGAAACAGTTCCTCCAGAGTTCGGTAATTGACCCCACGAGCTTCTTTTGTGCCTTCCATTGTGAAAGTCTTCCCAGTACCGGTCTGACCATATGCAAATATGCAAACATTGTATCCATCCAAAACAGATGCTGCAAATGGGGCTGTATCTTCAAATACTTCAACTATTtccacaacaaaaaaaaaaaaaaaaaaaaaaaaaaaagaagttagtGCACAAAAAATTGGCAGGAACaggataatataaaaataataattaaaagaaaaaatcactTACCTTGTTCTGCTTGAGGACTGAAAACAGCATCAAATTTAAATGTTTTCTTAGATAGCCCATTTGATTTTACAGTTAGTTCCCCCTCCTTGGCGGCTTCAAAATCAATTGCCATTGAAGCTCCCATAGCAATCTCTTCTACATTCAAAGGCCTACAGCGACAGAAAACCCTAATGTTTCCTGAAATAGTCATCAAGTTAAATAGctaatacaattttatttttatcagtattatttttaatacactgTCAATACCTTTCAACTCCAAAACCTTGTTATAAAGCTCCCTTTTTTCCTTGGCACCTTTAATAAATTTGTTCTTAAGATCTTCATGCAATTCCACATGTTGCTTCACTGTGAAAAAGGGTGGGAGTGCAGACATCCATGCCCATCAATCACAAATTACAAAGATTCTTAAGCACATGTAACCCATAAACTAAATTTGATAggtaattaaatatacattttgaTTGGATGAGAGAGCCCATATCAGTCATATCGGCTATGCATTGCTTAAATGACAAAGCCTCTTCTGAGAGCTTAATTTGATCCATCTTCATAATCTGTATAAAAAATTTACAGAGTGGATCAATATACAGTCAAAAGATCTAATACAACAACGAGAAAAGAGTTTAATACCTTCATTTTTCTTGTCAGGTCTCTCAATGAGGAAAACCATTtggttttttcttttacttgtcCCTCAATTGCAAAAGCTAATAAAATACTTCATTAGCATTGTGTCTTTGGAGAATTTTAAGACAGTTTCATTAAGAAGAAATTTATATACCTAATGATCCAACATGCATTGACTTGCGCATGAGCTCATTTTGAAGATCCTCTAAGGACTTGCATGCTTCTTGGCATTCTCTACTTTTTTGTTCATTAAGCCTTTTAAGTTCCTCCAGCTGCCTCTTTGTGTCCTCCAGTTCCTTCTCTAGACAATTATTCTCCAACTTAACCCTTTGAGCATCTCCATCTTCCTCGCCATGATCAATGGCCTAAATACATGATATTGAAGCAAATCAAGTTAACATGACATTTCCAAAAgataaatgtataaatatagaaataagCTTTCAACGCCAACCTTCCAAGACTTGCTTTGTGGCAATTGTAAACATCCTGATATTTCATGTAATTCGACCTCTTCCGAACCTGGTAGGTCAGTTACTCATATAACATTACTTGGAGAAGTatgtaaattaaattatgtaACTTTAAATGAAAACAAACTAACACTTACCAGACTTCTTCCTTACAGAAATACCACTAACAATAGGGAGTCCTATTATTCCCTCAAATCTTATACATAATCCCTCTTCACCATTAACATGAGCCTCGAGATCAGATATCACAAGGGGTTTATTTGCACCAACACAGGCATAAATATCCAAGGAGGAGATAACCTACTCAAAATGTTCAATCAAGTATAAATTAGAAAACATTGACACAGCAAAGAAGACTCACACACTGGTTAAATTTGTTACAAGAATGGTTCCTTACCTTCTGTTCCTGTATGTAAACATCAAATACTCTCATTCCTGGAGGACCATTGGTTAACACAATCTCTGCAAAGTGCAGATCAACCAAGTAACATCCAGCATCCATGATCTCaaagttatataaaaaatttccaaACCGAGCAGACTGGTACAGACCACTGGCACCTCCATCTCCAACTATAGCGTCAGTCCTAATAGTATCACCTCCAGTAAAAAACTTGTCCTTTGAAAACTGTGTGTCCCCTTGGAAGTTGATACAATCTGTTGATCCAACATTAATGGTAACCATAGACCTCAAGTGGACTGGTGAAAACTCTTCCATCACTGGTGGTGGTGGAAGCTCAAATTCATCTTTTGATAGAGAAAGGAAGGTTGAGAACTTTGCAGACGCAGGGGTATCATTAGAGTCCTTAATTTCAGACCCCTTTATCCCATTCTCTAAAGACACTTCAATTGAGCTACCCTTGAAAATTTCAGGTGATTCTCCATAGCTTTGTTTAGGAATTTCCGGTGACTCAGCACAGGTCATCAAATCAGGAGATGTTAATGAAAATTCCAAAATCTCCCTACCTAATTAAGgccaatataataataatccttaTCAGTATAACTATTGTCTATGACCCTTCTTTCTATATCAAGTATCAACCAATAATAAAAGCCTCAATATCATAACTCATAAGAACTaaatcccaaaaaaaattaaaaagatctTCAAACTACAAGCATTGGGGAAAAGAACTGTAATTACCAAGCACTAGTGAAGTTGTTACATCAGGAGATGTGGGATAAGGGCCtatgaaaatcaaataaataggagaaaaataagaataaatcaatccaataaaattattatccaTATCAGTTAAGAATTTTGAAAACCACAacttatgaaaatataaatacagTTTTCAAACTCCTACCTTCCATCATGCTTTCCACAATTGGGTCAGTATAAATATCCTCTGGGATCTCGTCTACAACAACCGGACAATAAAACTCTTCAGCATTAAAGAATAACCCATCcccaccaccaaaatggagaaaaaaaattggtttttaAAAAACTACAATTACCTTGCATTGGGGAATCTAGTAAATCAGGAAATGTGGGAGCAGTGCCTATGAAAACCAGAAAAAGATGATAGAAAATGAGATCGAACTGAAGATCCATACAGAATATAGAACTGGATATCGAGATTTGAAGCTGGGAGTGAGTGCGAGATGCTTACAAGAAGTGTATGAGCTGAATTGTTGCTGTTGTTGAGAAGAAACATCAGTGAGAAGAAGAGGGTCTTGCCAAGAATGACGATAAAGATCTTCCAttgataaaaaatagaaaaggtaAGCTATGGAGTTCAATTTGAAATGCAATGAGTGCACTGTAAcgaaaaagattaaaagaagaaaagggaTTCAATGCTTTTCAATTTAGGTTGAGAGAGATTGAGATTGCTCTGAGAGAGAAGCAATTCGCCGTTACAATGGGAAAGTCTACCAACGGtcgttttgaaatttgaaattcgGAGCCGGGCCAATTGGAAACTATATTCTATAGATGGAAAGAAATCTACAGCAATTAACTTTACCACGAGAATTATACACAGAGAGAGAAAAGCTTCCACGTGTCCAGTCAAT
Coding sequences within it:
- the LOC116016559 gene encoding leucine-rich repeat receptor-like serine/threonine-protein kinase At1g17230; this translates as MESQRNFRAQKCLLFMFLISMVCSLTESLNEEGITLLEFKSSLLDPNNNLQSWNSSGFLNPCNWAGIACNGDHKVTSVHLHGLYLSGSLSSTICELPALIEFNISANFISGHIPDFGHCQNLEVLDLCTNRLHDKFPSKFSDMLSLRKLYLCENYIYGEIDSEIGNLTLLEELVIYSNNLTGRIPNSISKLKKLRIVRAGRNCFSGRVPAEISECESLQILGLAENRLEGSFPVELQRLENLTNLILRSNSLSGAIPAEIGNFSHLEVLALHDNSFTGPLPKELGKLAMLKRFYLYRNHLNGTIPWEIGNCSSATEIDFSENHLGGIIPKSLGRVSNLQLLHLFENLLHGSIPRELGELKHLRKLDLSINNLTGRIPLEFQNLEFLENIQLFDNHLEGTIPPLLGLKTNLSFLDMSRNNLIGSIPPKLCWFQKLSFLSLGSNKLSGNIPRGLKTCKSLEQMMLGDNLLTGTLSVELCKLQNLSALELYQNRFTGLLPSDIGNFSRLERFLLSNNYFFGHIPPEIRKLVRLVTFNVSSNRLSGGIPHELGDCIRLQRLDLSKNWFTGNLPDTLGLLVNLELLKLSDNRLNGEIPYTLGELVRLTDLQMGGNLFSGEIPIELGRLTALQISLNISHNALTGSIPANLGNLQMLISLYLNDNQLTGEIPGSIGELMSLNVCNLSNNNLIGAVPNTPVFRRMDSSNFAGNVGLCKLDSPNCFPSTTPLTVSNPSWMKKASYREKVILICSAVVGLVSLVFIAGVCWMMKSHTKALVLVENQAKTDVLEEYHFPRKRYSFQDLVMGTEDFSESAIIGRGACGVVYKAVMTDGEVIAVKKLKSRGEGGSLENSFTAELSILGNICHRNIVKLYGYCHHQDCNLLLYEYMENGSLGEILRGNKETRTLLNWNDRYKIGLGAAEGLCYLHHDCKPQIIHRDIKSNNILLDESLEPHVGDFGLAKLIDLPYSKSMSAVAGSYGYIAPEYAYTMKVTEKSDIYSFGVVLLELITGSSPVQHIEQGGDLVTWVRKSVHEGVSFSDIFDKRLDLSSGSTIEEMSLVLKIALFCTNISPLNRPTMREVVAMLIDAKEATNNSLPSPTSETPLDDAHSNEGIIACKSILPAIFSSSKISL
- the LOC115999422 gene encoding uncharacterized protein LOC115999422; its protein translation is MRSIVLENALALNDEEAIHKICDRLKMEFINLPRRGSGSLVQTCTRASKYGMKSVVESLLQASENTLLELASERFGTYVIQVALILTRTHDVELYELLAASLKPLNFALSLTKYGTQVNLMMEAL
- the LOC116016500 gene encoding kinesin-like protein KIN-14Q, whose amino-acid sequence is MEDLYRHSWQDPLLLTDVSSQQQQQFSSYTSCTAPTFPDLLDSPMQDEIPEDIYTDPIVESMMEGPYPTSPDVTTSLVLGREILEFSLTSPDLMTCAESPEIPKQSYGESPEIFKGSSIEVSLENGIKGSEIKDSNDTPASAKFSTFLSLSKDEFELPPPPVMEEFSPVHLRSMVTINVGSTDCINFQGDTQFSKDKFFTGGDTIRTDAIVGDGGASGLYQSARFGNFLYNFEIMDAGCYLVDLHFAEIVLTNGPPGMRVFDVYIQEQKVISSLDIYACVGANKPLVISDLEAHVNGEEGLCIRFEGIIGLPIVSGISVRKKSGSEEVELHEISGCLQLPQSKSWKAIDHGEEDGDAQRVKLENNCLEKELEDTKRQLEELKRLNEQKSRECQEACKSLEDLQNELMRKSMHVGSLAFAIEGQVKEKTKWFSSLRDLTRKMKIMKMDQIKLSEEALSFKQCIADMTDMGSLIQSKLKQHVELHEDLKNKFIKGAKEKRELYNKVLELKGNIRVFCRCRPLNVEEIAMGASMAIDFEAAKEGELTVKSNGLSKKTFKFDAVFSPQAEQVEVFEDTAPFAASVLDGYNVCIFAYGQTGTGKTFTMEGTKEARGVNYRTLEELFRIIEERNNTFQYEISVSVMEVYNEQIRDLLVSEAQTGVTTTKRLEIKQVGEGVHHVPGLVEAQVNNMNEVWEVLQTGSNSRAVGSTNANEHSSRSHCIHCVMVKGENLLNGECTRSKLWLIDLAGSERIAKTEVQGERLKETQNINRSLSALGDVISALANKSPHIPFRNSKLTHLLQDSLGGDSKTLMFVQISPNENDVSETLCSLNFASRVRGIELGPAKKQLDNTELLKYKQMVEKNKQEMKTKDFQVKKMEDTVHGLEMKMKEKDLKVKSLQDKIKEMESQLLVERKLARQQVDSRIAEQLQQQQHLRQQHEDQNSSRPPFATKTTLAPKTSYDENKSQINLPKPLSENNNYKLSVDPLLKQNDLAEKEDKENNPGIEQLLMPKRAWRASLCPTVHKLPATSAPRRNSLIPLPSVTGAAKLPLPFLPLAPIQANEEDDVGNAKGKCLPEPVPGDSPTDQKIESKKLHSALRRSIQKRIQMKSPMQHIRRGGGLNLGTEKVRISIGSRRVAHRVLLGNARRGVTKEGGLQKQSQREKERGWNIGTATRGAVL